In one window of Polynucleobacter sp. AM-7D1 DNA:
- a CDS encoding tripartite tricarboxylate transporter substrate binding protein: MKMNAFIKTLAALSLGTLALSGLAQETYPNRPITLVVPTSPGGTTDFTARLISESLSKALGQPVVVENKGGASGNIGGQAVATAKPDGYTLLVAYSGYQVGNPHLFKKAPWDPIKDFTPVAFLTKAPQVVVATPSLPVSDLKELTAYAKANPGKLNYASSGNGSIQHIAGELLKQITGTRMAHIPYKGAGPAVQDLMAGQVDLIITTPASVVGQIKGDKLKALGVTSQTRLSALPNVPTTSEQGIKNFNLDSWFALYAPAGTPPDVVKKLNTEINKILARPEIQKKAEDSGTFVEQMTPAQLASFTKKEYDYWGNVIKNASITAE; encoded by the coding sequence ATGAAGATGAATGCATTTATAAAAACACTAGCGGCCCTTTCACTCGGAACTTTGGCCTTATCTGGGCTTGCCCAAGAAACTTATCCAAATAGGCCGATAACACTAGTTGTTCCCACCTCGCCCGGAGGAACTACAGACTTTACTGCCCGTTTAATTTCTGAGTCGCTATCTAAAGCGCTTGGACAGCCTGTCGTGGTGGAGAATAAGGGGGGTGCATCAGGCAATATTGGCGGACAAGCAGTGGCAACTGCTAAGCCTGATGGATATACCTTATTGGTAGCGTATAGCGGCTATCAAGTAGGCAATCCCCATTTGTTTAAAAAGGCCCCATGGGATCCAATTAAAGACTTCACACCAGTAGCCTTTTTAACTAAAGCTCCACAAGTAGTTGTTGCTACTCCTAGCTTACCAGTGAGTGACTTGAAGGAGCTAACAGCTTACGCCAAAGCCAATCCTGGTAAGTTAAATTACGCCTCTTCAGGAAATGGTTCGATTCAACATATTGCAGGTGAATTATTGAAACAAATTACTGGAACTCGCATGGCGCATATACCCTATAAAGGAGCGGGCCCAGCAGTGCAAGATTTAATGGCAGGTCAAGTAGATTTGATTATTACTACGCCAGCTTCAGTTGTTGGACAAATTAAAGGGGATAAATTAAAAGCCTTGGGAGTTACTAGTCAAACACGGCTAAGTGCTTTGCCTAATGTGCCAACAACAAGCGAGCAAGGTATTAAGAACTTCAATCTTGACTCTTGGTTTGCCTTATACGCTCCAGCAGGAACTCCTCCAGATGTAGTTAAGAAATTAAATACAGAGATCAATAAGATACTTGCTCGCCCTGAGATCCAAAAGAAGGCAGAAGACTCGGGAACTTTTGTTGAGCAAATGACCCCAGCCCAATTGGCAAGCTTTACAAAGAAGGAATACGATTACTGGGGAAATGTGATCAAGAATGCGAGTATTACTGCGGAATAA
- a CDS encoding DUF2252 domain-containing protein, translating to MSSKLYKSFLKKNPNPQERLSLGKSIRKEVDRSSLGQFTEVSKRQDPIEILLAQAKTRIPEYIPIRHARMAADPFAFFRGGAATMAHDLAKLPSPSIQVQLCGDMHVSNFGFFSTTEHQLVFGINDFDETLPGNFDWDLKRLTASAMIASKLLGQDQAYGEDIVRNITTAYRNNLHQYASMPYIDLKHTYIDEKSLASIAAKKANAASQEYLEHLLNKARKNSSHGMLGKLTEFSDEGTRLINNPPLIEHPQFSPHGKSIAELNDEGLNSYIQSLAPDRKHLLLRYKWIDWARKVVGVGSVGTGCWVMYFEGLDNNDPLFLQTKQAQKSVLASFFPDTQFKSEGERVVHGQCLIQGAPDLFLGFGKTSEVDFYVRQLRDMKGGISVGGDGINTKVFPDFAKLFGWALANAHARSGDPAVLAGYCGKSEALDDALVKFSIAYSKQNEADYATFLKAIKSGKVPCATDNF from the coding sequence ATGTCCAGCAAACTGTACAAATCATTTCTTAAAAAGAATCCAAATCCTCAAGAACGACTTAGCTTAGGAAAATCGATTCGCAAAGAGGTTGATAGATCCTCGCTTGGGCAATTTACTGAAGTCAGCAAGCGCCAAGACCCAATTGAGATTCTGCTTGCTCAAGCTAAAACCAGAATTCCTGAATACATCCCAATTCGCCATGCTCGAATGGCAGCCGACCCCTTTGCATTTTTTAGAGGTGGTGCTGCAACTATGGCGCATGACTTAGCCAAACTCCCGAGCCCTTCCATTCAAGTTCAATTATGCGGAGATATGCACGTTAGTAACTTTGGGTTCTTTTCCACAACCGAACATCAGTTGGTTTTTGGAATTAATGATTTTGATGAAACTCTTCCCGGAAATTTTGACTGGGATTTAAAGCGACTGACAGCAAGCGCCATGATTGCATCGAAGTTACTTGGTCAAGATCAGGCTTATGGAGAAGATATTGTTCGAAATATCACGACAGCATATAGAAATAATCTTCATCAATATGCTTCTATGCCCTATATAGATCTCAAACATACTTATATAGATGAGAAATCACTGGCAAGTATTGCGGCGAAAAAGGCAAACGCTGCAAGCCAAGAGTATTTAGAGCATTTATTGAATAAGGCTAGAAAAAATAGTAGCCACGGCATGCTTGGAAAGCTGACAGAATTTAGTGATGAGGGGACTCGACTCATTAATAATCCCCCACTGATAGAGCATCCCCAATTCTCGCCTCATGGAAAAAGTATTGCCGAGCTCAATGACGAAGGTCTAAATTCCTACATTCAGTCTCTAGCACCAGATCGCAAGCACTTATTACTACGCTACAAATGGATTGATTGGGCCAGAAAAGTTGTTGGGGTTGGCAGTGTGGGGACCGGTTGCTGGGTAATGTATTTTGAAGGACTCGATAACAATGATCCGCTTTTCCTCCAGACAAAGCAGGCCCAAAAATCAGTTCTCGCTTCCTTTTTTCCAGATACGCAATTTAAGTCCGAAGGGGAACGCGTCGTTCATGGGCAATGCTTAATACAAGGGGCTCCAGATCTCTTTCTAGGTTTTGGAAAAACATCAGAAGTAGATTTTTATGTCAGGCAGCTACGTGACATGAAGGGCGGAATTTCAGTTGGGGGAGACGGCATCAACACTAAAGTATTTCCAGATTTTGCAAAACTATTTGGATGGGCATTGGCCAACGCCCATGCCCGTTCAGGAGACCCTGCCGTTCTTGCCGGCTACTGCGGAAAAAGTGAAGCCCTAGATGATGCTCTCGTCAAGTTCTCGATTGCTTACAGCAAACAAAATGAGGCTGACTATGCTACATTTTTAAAAGCAATTAAATCCGGTAAAGTCCCCTGCGCTACTGACAATTTCTAA
- a CDS encoding N-acetylmuramoyl-L-alanine amidase has product MSKSPINSSRRKHLKTSAKMLGFILFLGEAEIAWGAKILGVRIWPAEDYTRITMESDKALPITQQLLSNPDRLVVDVQGMELNSTLKDLVAKVKPNDPYVSQIRVGQFQPGMVRIVFDLKEPVKPQLFTLDPIAEYQYRMVLDLYPATPPDPLMELVKSSARKENALEKANEEIDLIAQFATKKEKEAPRAPVAQAIPDVKQPAAPAKQKRLITIAIDAGHGGEDPGAIGAMGSKEKNVVLSIAKRLRDKIDNDAYMRPFLTRDGDYFVPLHTRVQKARRVEADLFVSIHADAFIEPRAKGASVFALSQMGASSTTARWMANKENASDLIGGINIKTQDKQVANLLLDMSTTAQIKDSVQVGQSILKQIGGFAPLHKNKVEQASFAVLRAPDIPSILVETAFISNPQEEARLNDDAYQDRIAEAILRGIKDYFSKNPPVARRANA; this is encoded by the coding sequence ATGAGCAAGTCACCCATCAATTCCTCTAGAAGAAAACATCTTAAAACTTCAGCAAAGATGCTGGGTTTCATCCTCTTCCTTGGCGAGGCAGAGATTGCTTGGGGTGCAAAGATCTTGGGTGTACGTATTTGGCCCGCAGAAGATTACACACGGATCACGATGGAATCCGATAAAGCGCTACCCATTACACAACAATTACTGAGCAATCCCGATCGCTTGGTGGTCGATGTTCAAGGCATGGAATTGAATTCCACCCTGAAAGACTTGGTAGCTAAGGTTAAGCCCAACGATCCCTATGTCTCACAAATTCGTGTGGGGCAATTTCAACCTGGTATGGTGCGTATCGTTTTTGACCTTAAAGAGCCTGTTAAACCTCAACTCTTCACACTAGACCCCATTGCGGAATATCAGTATCGCATGGTGCTTGATCTCTACCCAGCGACTCCGCCAGATCCTTTGATGGAATTAGTTAAGAGTAGTGCCCGCAAAGAGAATGCACTAGAAAAGGCCAATGAAGAAATCGATTTGATTGCACAGTTCGCAACCAAGAAAGAAAAGGAAGCTCCAAGGGCTCCAGTAGCTCAAGCCATTCCAGATGTAAAACAACCAGCTGCTCCAGCAAAACAAAAGCGCCTCATCACCATTGCAATCGATGCGGGTCATGGTGGAGAGGATCCAGGCGCTATTGGCGCGATGGGCTCTAAAGAGAAGAATGTTGTTCTTTCTATTGCGAAACGCTTACGCGACAAAATTGACAATGATGCGTATATGCGTCCATTTTTGACTAGGGATGGCGACTACTTTGTACCACTCCATACTAGAGTGCAAAAAGCACGTCGAGTGGAGGCGGATTTATTTGTATCGATTCATGCAGATGCATTTATCGAACCTAGAGCCAAAGGCGCATCCGTTTTTGCCCTATCCCAAATGGGTGCCAGCAGTACTACTGCACGCTGGATGGCCAATAAAGAAAATGCTTCCGATTTAATTGGTGGTATCAATATCAAGACGCAGGACAAGCAGGTTGCTAATCTTCTATTGGATATGTCTACAACCGCACAAATTAAAGATTCTGTACAAGTAGGGCAGTCGATCTTGAAGCAAATTGGTGGATTTGCTCCGCTACATAAAAATAAGGTGGAGCAAGCTAGCTTTGCTGTTCTCAGGGCTCCTGACATCCCCTCAATCCTCGTTGAGACAGCGTTTATCAGCAATCCTCAAGAAGAGGCTCGTCTGAATGATGATGCTTATCAAGACCGCATTGCAGAAGCCATTCTGAGAGGAATTAAGGACTATTTCTCCAAAAATCCACCTGTTGCCAGACGCGCTAACGCCTAG
- the tsaE gene encoding tRNA (adenosine(37)-N6)-threonylcarbamoyltransferase complex ATPase subunit type 1 TsaE — MAQNSFNQYCRQEVDTTVLAQKLAIYLSHLFQADQSIHLNISLEGDLGAGKTTFARHLIQALGYAGRVKSPTYTLCEPYPIEINSGNPSSAVRITAHHFDLYRMRDPLEWQEAGFAEHFDEPGFCLVEWPGKAEGTLPAFDIEIHLRAGEDEGARNISLQANTRHGIAVIEELLPQ; from the coding sequence ATGGCACAGAATTCATTTAATCAATATTGTAGGCAAGAAGTAGATACGACCGTATTGGCACAAAAGCTTGCCATCTACCTCAGCCATCTTTTTCAAGCAGACCAAAGCATTCACCTCAATATTTCCCTAGAAGGCGATCTTGGGGCGGGTAAGACCACTTTTGCCCGCCACCTGATACAAGCCCTAGGATATGCAGGGCGAGTCAAAAGCCCAACCTATACCTTGTGTGAGCCCTACCCTATTGAAATCAACAGTGGCAACCCATCGTCAGCAGTACGCATTACAGCCCACCACTTTGATCTCTACCGCATGAGAGATCCACTAGAGTGGCAAGAAGCTGGCTTTGCAGAGCATTTTGATGAACCTGGATTCTGCTTGGTAGAGTGGCCGGGTAAAGCTGAGGGCACGCTACCAGCTTTTGATATTGAAATTCATCTCCGCGCCGGTGAAGATGAAGGCGCAAGAAATATTAGCCTGCAAGCCAACACCCGTCATGGAATAGCGGTTATAGAAGAACTATTGCCACAATAG
- the queG gene encoding tRNA epoxyqueuosine(34) reductase QueG: MTSSQIPIAVDQTHLLEWLNEQSRQLGFDGLRITDTHLGSATERLREWLDQGRHGRMEYMAKHADLRSDPGMLVPGAVRVICVTMNYLSPTVDFDHEWQRLAEPTQAVVSMYARGRDYHKVMRNRLQEFAQRIEKQIGAFGYRVFTDSAPLMEVELARKAGLGWRGKHTLLLNRESGSTFFLGEILVDVPLPIDQEEDSHCGTCQSCIEICPTQAITAPYQLDARRCISYLTIENPDVIPVEFRRAMGNRIYGCDDCQLICPWNKFAQRTALPDFAERHGLGRASLLQLWSWTEEEFEKRHEGSAIRRIGYTRWRRNLAVAMGNALADSDVLEIDKCALREALSVCLPSSDSLVAEHIQWALDA; this comes from the coding sequence ATGACTTCTTCCCAAATACCGATCGCTGTTGATCAGACCCATCTTCTTGAATGGCTTAATGAGCAGTCTCGTCAATTGGGTTTTGATGGCTTGCGCATCACCGATACCCATCTTGGATCGGCCACAGAGAGGCTGCGTGAGTGGTTAGATCAAGGTCGTCACGGGCGGATGGAGTACATGGCTAAACATGCTGATTTACGCTCTGATCCCGGCATGCTGGTTCCCGGTGCTGTGAGGGTCATTTGCGTAACGATGAATTATTTATCCCCAACAGTTGATTTTGACCATGAGTGGCAGCGTTTAGCTGAGCCAACTCAGGCGGTTGTATCCATGTATGCGCGTGGGCGCGACTATCACAAGGTGATGCGCAATCGTTTACAAGAGTTTGCACAACGAATTGAAAAACAAATTGGCGCATTTGGTTATCGTGTATTTACCGACTCAGCACCATTAATGGAGGTGGAGTTGGCTCGTAAGGCGGGCCTAGGTTGGCGGGGCAAGCACACGCTCTTGCTTAATCGTGAATCTGGGTCTACATTCTTTTTGGGCGAGATATTGGTTGATGTCCCGCTACCGATTGATCAAGAGGAAGATTCCCATTGTGGTACTTGTCAATCTTGTATCGAGATTTGCCCAACTCAAGCTATTACCGCTCCTTATCAATTAGATGCACGACGCTGTATTTCTTATTTAACAATTGAAAATCCAGATGTCATTCCGGTGGAATTTCGTAGAGCAATGGGTAATCGTATTTATGGATGTGACGACTGTCAGCTGATTTGTCCTTGGAATAAATTTGCGCAACGTACGGCCTTACCCGACTTTGCTGAACGACATGGTCTTGGAAGGGCTAGTCTCTTGCAGCTTTGGTCTTGGACTGAGGAGGAATTCGAGAAGCGTCACGAAGGTAGTGCAATTCGTCGTATTGGGTATACCCGCTGGCGCAGAAACTTAGCTGTTGCGATGGGGAATGCCTTGGCTGATAGCGATGTATTAGAGATTGATAAATGCGCTCTGCGGGAAGCATTGTCTGTCTGCTTGCCAAGCTCGGATAGTTTAGTGGCTGAGCATATTCAGTGGGCCCTAGATGCCTAG
- a CDS encoding AzlC family ABC transporter permease yields MSLADKPYIDPSEIALEGSAAQRFKDSSHAFWSGIRDAAGAPAMVLFAGMVGFGAMGKTNGMDVWFTGATSFLMFALPGQVVLLEMAITGSSLLAIALAVTLTSTRFITMTVTLFPQFHEKDRNHGLYASVHLLAMTAWAISMREFQTIEAKHRLSYFMGLGLLCWLISVPGTILGYYLAGMVPPAITLGLVFINPLFFLLTFTEVKVWINRIAIGLGFVLGPFFFILDRDTSLLTTGLVAGTVAYLFDRKVLRKKAGVIG; encoded by the coding sequence ATGTCATTAGCCGATAAACCTTATATAGACCCTAGCGAAATTGCTCTTGAGGGTTCGGCTGCACAACGCTTTAAAGATTCCAGTCATGCTTTTTGGTCTGGCATTCGTGATGCAGCAGGAGCCCCAGCTATGGTCTTGTTTGCAGGTATGGTGGGTTTTGGTGCGATGGGCAAAACGAATGGTATGGATGTCTGGTTTACCGGCGCCACCAGTTTCTTGATGTTTGCATTGCCTGGTCAGGTGGTATTGCTAGAGATGGCTATAACAGGATCTTCACTGCTAGCTATTGCATTGGCAGTGACTTTGACGTCTACGCGCTTTATCACGATGACTGTGACGCTCTTTCCTCAGTTTCATGAAAAAGATCGAAATCACGGTCTATATGCTTCGGTTCATCTGCTAGCAATGACAGCATGGGCAATTTCGATGCGAGAGTTTCAGACTATTGAGGCAAAGCATCGATTGAGTTATTTCATGGGTCTTGGCCTCTTGTGTTGGCTGATCTCAGTGCCCGGTACTATTTTGGGTTACTACTTGGCCGGTATGGTGCCTCCAGCCATTACGCTTGGTTTAGTTTTTATTAATCCTTTATTCTTTTTGCTCACCTTTACTGAAGTAAAGGTCTGGATTAATCGAATTGCTATTGGTCTGGGATTTGTACTGGGTCCATTTTTCTTTATTTTGGATCGCGATACGAGCTTGCTGACCACTGGTTTAGTCGCTGGAACTGTTGCCTATTTATTTGATCGCAAAGTGTTGCGTAAGAAAGCAGGGGTAATAGGCTAA
- a CDS encoding AzlD domain-containing protein has product MNTALQGWGLWIALAGATLGTYFCRAIGVLLAKKINQDSEIFRWLAAVTYAMVAALVVRMVLMPIGLLATVPVWIRILICLLSLGVMVSKPTHRLVPALLTGTLLMLAYGVIR; this is encoded by the coding sequence ATGAATACCGCTCTTCAAGGCTGGGGTTTATGGATTGCCTTAGCTGGCGCTACCCTTGGAACTTATTTTTGCCGTGCCATTGGTGTTTTGCTCGCAAAAAAAATTAACCAAGACAGTGAAATCTTTCGTTGGCTTGCCGCAGTAACCTATGCCATGGTTGCAGCTTTAGTAGTCAGAATGGTCTTGATGCCAATTGGCCTATTAGCAACTGTTCCTGTATGGATTCGAATTCTGATTTGCCTTCTCAGTTTGGGTGTAATGGTTTCTAAGCCAACCCACCGCCTCGTTCCAGCCCTATTGACTGGAACGCTTCTGATGTTAGCTTACGGCGTTATACGCTAA
- a CDS encoding FAD-binding and (Fe-S)-binding domain-containing protein, whose translation MNKPLDFPLPEFVANKAELAKRLRQETSGEVMTDMASRGRYATDASIYQAMPVAVFVPKTAEDIATAIQIAADLGVPVLPRGGGTSQCGQTTGTALVIDNTKYFRKLLHADPEKATAVVEPGIVLDHLNAALKPHGLWYPVDVSTAGQATIGGMAGNNSCGSRSIAYGNMVHNVLGIDTWLANGQVASFGNYANSSGAAKQLGDFVKGLANSLQPEIEAHFPKVLRRVAGYNLDVFHPQSERPYTQDGSVNLAHLLVGSEGTLAYFKSLELKLAPLPQHKVLGVVNFASFFKAMDSAQHIVKLGPTAVELVDRTMIDLARHNPSFKKTIETALIDASGPTPEAILLVEFSGEAHAPLLEKLKSLQSLMGDLGLPGSVVAMPDAGLQKNLWEVRKAGLNIMMSLKGDGKPVSFIEDCAVPLESLAEYTQALTDVFSKYGSRGTWYAHASVGTLHVRPILDMRRDGAQKMRAVAEEASALVRKYKGAYSGEHGDGLCRGEWISWQFGPKITEALAEIKHEFDPSGLFNPGKIVNPPKMDDASNFRFPPSYKVIPLQPALDWSAWNVQNNPVTEETSAPGTGGDPAMGLAKAVEMCNNNGHCRKFDAEVMCPSYRVTRDEKHLTRGRANTLRLALSNQLDIKDESSPLGSDAIKEVMELCVSCKACRRECPTGVDMAKMKIEFLSAYKKRVGHSLRDLAVAYLPKYAPIISSIPGLPALLNLRNHIAPIAKLQEWIMGISAQRSLPIWKAKTFWSNQNAIAPYQFTPAELSQDDDKGNKGVVLLADTFNAYFEDENLQAALAVLKAAGYRVHIPQKSLAKEKADSTPNTCSKEFCCGRTYLAAGMVDKAKASLDELVNHLAPFAEKNIPIIGLEPSCLFTLKDEALVMGFGERAVTVSKYVQLLEEFLAQEAKSGKLQLQLKPASRPVLFHGHCHQKSFAAVTPAMELLKLIPNAEPKLIESSCCGMAGSFGYEAEHIEVSKQMAEASLLPAIRKAPDSWVVADGTSCRHQIADGTQRDAVHIAKILAAHL comes from the coding sequence ATGAACAAGCCACTCGATTTCCCTCTTCCAGAATTCGTTGCCAACAAGGCAGAGTTAGCTAAGCGCCTCAGGCAAGAAACCTCTGGTGAAGTTATGACCGATATGGCTAGTCGCGGACGTTATGCAACAGATGCTTCAATTTATCAAGCCATGCCAGTTGCTGTCTTTGTTCCCAAAACTGCTGAAGATATTGCGACAGCTATTCAGATTGCAGCTGATTTGGGTGTGCCAGTTTTGCCTCGCGGAGGTGGCACCAGTCAGTGCGGTCAAACCACCGGTACTGCACTCGTCATCGACAACACAAAATATTTTCGCAAGCTTCTACATGCGGATCCAGAAAAAGCAACTGCAGTAGTGGAGCCTGGCATTGTTTTAGATCACCTCAATGCTGCACTCAAGCCTCATGGACTCTGGTATCCGGTAGACGTCTCTACTGCTGGTCAAGCAACCATCGGCGGCATGGCAGGCAATAACTCTTGCGGCAGTCGCTCTATCGCCTATGGAAACATGGTGCACAACGTTTTGGGTATTGATACTTGGTTAGCCAACGGGCAAGTAGCAAGCTTTGGAAATTACGCCAATAGCTCTGGCGCAGCAAAACAACTCGGTGACTTTGTAAAAGGTTTGGCGAATAGCCTTCAACCCGAAATCGAAGCGCACTTCCCTAAAGTGCTGCGTCGTGTTGCTGGATACAACCTGGATGTCTTTCATCCACAAAGCGAACGCCCCTACACTCAAGATGGCAGCGTGAATTTAGCACACCTGTTGGTGGGTAGCGAAGGCACTTTGGCATATTTCAAATCACTTGAGTTGAAGTTGGCACCCTTGCCACAACATAAAGTGCTTGGAGTAGTGAACTTTGCAAGCTTCTTCAAGGCAATGGATAGCGCGCAGCATATCGTCAAACTTGGGCCCACTGCAGTTGAATTAGTCGATCGCACCATGATTGATTTAGCGCGTCACAACCCCAGCTTTAAGAAAACCATTGAGACTGCTCTCATTGATGCTAGCGGCCCCACTCCTGAAGCAATCTTATTGGTGGAGTTCTCTGGTGAAGCGCACGCGCCCTTGCTCGAGAAACTAAAGTCTTTGCAGAGCCTGATGGGTGATCTAGGTCTGCCCGGTTCTGTAGTTGCGATGCCTGATGCCGGCTTGCAAAAGAATTTATGGGAAGTGCGTAAGGCCGGCTTAAATATCATGATGAGCCTTAAAGGTGATGGCAAGCCAGTGAGCTTTATCGAAGACTGCGCAGTCCCACTCGAGAGCCTTGCTGAATACACCCAAGCACTCACAGATGTATTTTCTAAATATGGTTCACGAGGCACTTGGTATGCACATGCTTCAGTAGGTACGCTCCACGTACGCCCTATATTGGACATGCGCCGTGATGGCGCACAAAAAATGCGTGCCGTTGCTGAAGAGGCATCTGCATTGGTGCGCAAATATAAAGGTGCCTATAGTGGTGAGCACGGCGATGGACTCTGCCGTGGCGAATGGATCTCTTGGCAATTTGGCCCCAAGATTACTGAAGCACTTGCAGAGATTAAGCATGAGTTTGATCCGAGTGGCTTATTTAATCCCGGCAAGATTGTTAATCCACCCAAGATGGATGATGCAAGCAACTTCCGCTTCCCACCAAGCTATAAGGTCATTCCGCTTCAACCCGCTTTAGATTGGTCTGCTTGGAACGTACAAAATAATCCAGTCACTGAAGAGACCAGTGCGCCGGGTACTGGCGGCGACCCAGCAATGGGCTTAGCCAAAGCAGTGGAGATGTGCAACAACAATGGTCACTGCCGTAAATTTGATGCGGAAGTAATGTGCCCAAGTTACCGCGTGACTCGCGATGAAAAACACCTCACCCGTGGTCGCGCTAATACCTTACGTCTCGCACTCTCCAATCAATTGGATATCAAAGATGAAAGTTCACCCCTTGGAAGTGATGCTATTAAGGAAGTGATGGAGCTCTGTGTGAGCTGCAAGGCCTGCCGCCGTGAATGCCCTACTGGCGTCGATATGGCGAAGATGAAGATTGAGTTTTTGTCAGCCTACAAAAAACGGGTTGGGCACTCATTACGAGATCTAGCTGTTGCCTATCTACCGAAATATGCGCCCATTATTAGCAGCATTCCTGGTTTGCCTGCGCTACTCAATCTACGAAATCACATTGCCCCGATTGCTAAATTACAAGAATGGATCATGGGCATCTCTGCACAAAGAAGTTTGCCGATCTGGAAAGCAAAAACATTCTGGAGTAATCAGAATGCAATTGCACCTTATCAATTTACCCCGGCTGAACTCAGTCAAGATGATGATAAGGGCAATAAAGGCGTTGTACTGTTGGCAGATACCTTCAATGCCTACTTTGAGGATGAGAATTTACAAGCCGCACTTGCGGTACTGAAGGCTGCCGGATATCGTGTTCATATTCCACAGAAGAGCTTGGCCAAGGAAAAGGCAGACTCCACACCAAATACGTGTTCCAAGGAATTTTGCTGTGGCCGTACCTATTTAGCCGCCGGCATGGTCGACAAAGCCAAAGCTAGCTTAGATGAATTGGTAAATCATCTTGCGCCATTTGCAGAAAAAAATATTCCCATCATTGGTCTAGAGCCTTCTTGCCTATTCACCTTAAAAGATGAGGCTTTAGTCATGGGCTTTGGTGAGCGTGCAGTGACAGTAAGCAAGTATGTGCAACTCTTAGAAGAATTTTTAGCTCAAGAAGCAAAGAGTGGAAAACTTCAACTTCAATTAAAGCCAGCATCCCGTCCAGTCTTATTTCATGGTCATTGCCATCAAAAATCATTTGCTGCTGTAACACCGGCGATGGAGCTCTTGAAGTTAATCCCGAATGCTGAACCCAAGCTGATTGAGTCATCCTGCTGCGGCATGGCAGGTAGCTTTGGTTATGAAGCTGAGCACATTGAAGTATCCAAACAAATGGCTGAAGCAAGCCTATTACCAGCGATACGGAAAGCACCGGATAGTTGGGTTGTTGCAGATGGGACAAGCTGTCGCCACCAGATTGCCGATGGCACACAAAGAGATGCAGTACACATTGCTAAAATTTTGGCTGCCCATCTTTGA
- a CDS encoding GntR family transcriptional regulator, with product MMLTAPPNTQNLHEVTFQKLRALLVEGAITPGSKLNERELAEQLNVSRTPIREAIRRLAADGLVELIANRGAIAVQLTRDDILHTFDVIANLEGYSGELAAQNISNQALIELEALQYEMMASYARRDLSSYYQLNLKIHQAINKAANNPVLSQLFTQVNARIEALRFRSNQDGVKWEKAVGEHQEMLDALKARDSTRMRKVMMQHVMNKRDVVIQLVDSESKQKVAA from the coding sequence ATGATGCTCACTGCACCCCCAAATACCCAAAACCTGCACGAGGTCACCTTCCAAAAGCTGCGAGCTTTATTGGTAGAGGGCGCCATTACGCCGGGGAGCAAATTGAATGAACGTGAATTAGCAGAACAGCTCAACGTGTCACGCACCCCTATTCGTGAGGCAATTCGACGTTTGGCAGCGGATGGGCTGGTAGAGCTGATTGCCAACCGCGGAGCGATTGCAGTACAACTCACGCGGGATGACATCCTTCACACCTTTGATGTGATTGCGAACTTAGAGGGCTACTCCGGAGAACTAGCAGCGCAAAACATTAGCAATCAAGCTCTTATTGAACTGGAAGCACTCCAATATGAAATGATGGCCTCGTATGCTCGCAGAGATCTCTCGAGCTACTACCAACTCAATCTCAAGATTCACCAGGCCATTAATAAAGCGGCAAACAATCCCGTCTTGAGTCAGCTTTTTACCCAAGTCAATGCCCGAATTGAGGCACTGCGCTTTCGCTCCAACCAAGATGGCGTGAAGTGGGAGAAGGCAGTGGGCGAACATCAAGAAATGTTAGACGCATTAAAGGCTCGCGATAGCACACGCATGCGCAAAGTCATGATGCAGCACGTGATGAATAAACGTGATGTAGTGATCCAATTAGTTGACTCAGAATCCAAACAGAAAGTTGCAGCATGA